Proteins encoded within one genomic window of Humulus lupulus chromosome 1, drHumLupu1.1, whole genome shotgun sequence:
- the LOC133779967 gene encoding uncharacterized protein LOC133779967, whose protein sequence is MPPKIRKHESGYKKRKKKKKIEELTQSQRGALDKFIIKEPQVSLENHNYDIVDVEFPENMVPNENVSIENQTESVDVENRGDVPIKNDNVKNNSDVPIENDNMENQNSNTKNSDDDHLNNSLENEDVLEDNDNNNEEQSNPFEHLLDIFDPRNWDALDSTMIDLLVMKGPKRDCSIMSGSKAKFSRRFTANLYTSVLSNGEKFGERLKEHDISMEHVKNMTTWYELRLRLEKNQTIDKATQRLIEKEKDHWKKVLLRIILIVKFLAKHNLAFRGSNEKLYQNSNGIFLGLIEMLAEFDPIIQEHVKRITNDDIHSHYLGHNIQNELILVLASAIKTEIIKKVKQAKYFSVILDCTPNISHQEQMSLILRYVDVSSHSVSIEESFLGFLNVNDTTGHGLFDVLQNELKKLNLDIFDVQGQGYDNGSNMKGKHQGVQKKFLDINPRAFYTPCGCHSLNLTLCDMAESCSKARDFFGVIQRIYTIFANSTKRWKILKDNVKGLTPKSLSSTRWESRVDSVKAIRSQMSDFREALLEVSEKDELDSKIRSEAKSLATNELGDFDFLIAIIIWFEILFAINLVSKLLQSKDMLIDVAMEKIKGLISFFMGYRETGFYNALNNAKEIDIEMNIDPVFPQMRTIRRKRQFEENLNTSVELSGEESFRVNYFLYLVDQAIVSLTKRFEQYQEYENIFGFLFTSDKLQSLDNASLKSCCSHFEKALKHNEHYDIDGNDLYVELKLLTEILPRKKMRAIDILKFLKGLDCFPNIVIAYRILLTIPVTVASAERSFSKLKLLKSYLRSTMLQERLNGLALITIENDIF, encoded by the exons ATGCCTCCTAAGATTAGAAAACATGAGTCTGGGTATAAAAAacgtaagaaaaagaaaaaaattgaggaGTTAACTCAATCTCAAAGAGGAGCTCTTGATAAATTTATTATAAAAGAACCACAAGTTTCTTTAGAAAATCATAATTATGACATTGTTGATGTTGAATTTCCTGAAAACATGGTTCCTAATGAGAATGTTAGTATTGAGAATCAAACTGAAAGTGTTGATGTGGAAAATAGAGGTGACGTGCCCATTAAAAATGATAATGTGAAAAATAATAGTGACGTGCCCATTGAAAATGATAATATGGAAAATCAAAATTCTAATACTAAAAATAGTGATGATGATCATTTGAATAATTCACTTGAAAATGAAGATGTTTTAGAGGATAATGATAATAACAATGAAGAGCAATCAAACCCATTTGAACATTTGCTTGATATATTTGATCCAAGAAATTGGGATGCTCTTGATTCAACAATGATTGATTTATTAGTGATGAAGGGTCCAAAAAGAGATTGTTCTATTATGAGTGGTTCTAAAGCTAAATTTTCTAGACGATTCACTGCTAA tttgtaTACTAGTGTTTTATCAAATGGAGAGAAGT TTGGTGAAAGACTTAAAGAGCATGATATCAGTATGgaacatgttaaaaatatgaCCACTTGGTATGAATTGCGTCTAAGGCTCGAAAAGAATCAAACGATTGATAAAGCTACTCAAAGactaattgaaaaagaaaaagatcatTGGAAAAAAGTTTTACTAAGAATTATTTTAATAGTGAAATTTCTTGCTAAACATAACTTGGCATTTCGTGGTTCTAATGAGAAATTGTATCAAAATAGTAATGGAATTTTTTTGGGCTTAATTGAAATGTTGGCAGAGTTTGACCCTATTATCCAAGAACATGTTAAACGCATTACAAATGATGATATTCATAGTCATTATCTTGGACATAACATCCAAAACGAGTTAATACTTGTGCTTGCTTCTGCAATTAAAACTGAAATCATTAAAAAAGTTAAACAAGCAAAGTATTTTTCTGTGATACTTGATTGTACTCCTAATATTAGTCATCAAGAGCAGATGTCCTTGATATTGAGATATGTGGATGTTTCTTCACATTCTGTTAGCATTGAAGAATCATTTTTAGGATTTTTAAATGTGAATGATACAACTGGTCACGGACTTTTTGATGTTCTACAAAATGAGTTGAAAAAACTTAATCTTGACATATTTGATGTGCAGGGACAAGGCTATGATAATGGGTCAAATATGAAAGGAAAACATCAAGGTGTACAAAAGAAATTTTTAGACATAAATCCAAGAGCCTTTTATACTCCTTGTGGTTGTCATAGTCTTAATTTGACATTATGTGACATGGCTGAATCATGTAGTAAAGCTAGAGATTTTTTTGGAGTTATTCAGCGTATTTATACGATTTTTGCCAATTCTACTAAGAGATGGAAAATTTTGAAAGATAATGTGAAAGGATTGACTCCAAAATCATTGTCATCCACTCGTTGGGAGAGTCGTGTAGATAGTGTTAAAGCTATAAGATCTCAAATGTCAGATTTTAGAGAAGCTTTACTTGAAGTGTCAGAAAAGGATGAACTTGATTCTAAAATAAGAAGTGAAGCAAAATCCTTAGCAACAAATGAGCTTGGTGATTTTGACTTTTTAATAGCAATTATTATTTGGTTTGAAATATTATTTGCTATTAATTTAGTTAGCAAGCTTTTACAATCAAAGGATATGCTTATTGATGTTGCTATGGAAAAAATAAAAGGGTTAATTTCTTTTTTCATGGGATATAGAGAAACAGGTTTTTATAACGCCTTGAATAATGCTAAGGAAATTGATATTGAAATGAATATTGATCCAGTTTTTCCTCAAATGCGCACAATTCGAAGAAAAAGACAATTTGAAGAGAATTTGAATACATCTGTTGAGTTATCTGGAGAGGAATCTTTTAGAGTTAATTATTTTCTTTACCTTGTTGATCAAGCCATTGTTTCTCTTACCAAGCGATTTGAACAATATCAAGAATATGAAAATATTTTTGGTTTCTTGTTTACTTCTGACAAGCTCCAATCGTTAGACAATGCAAGTTTGAAGTCTTGTTGTAGTCATTTTGAAAAGGCATTGAAACATAATGAACATTATGATATTGATGGGAATGATTTATATGTGGAGTTAAAGTTATTAACAGAAATCTTGCCTAGGAAAAAAATGAGAGCTATTGATATATTAAAGTTTTTGAAAGGCTTAGATTGTTTTCCTAATATAGTTATTGCGTATAGAATTTTGTTGACTATTCCGGTGACAGTTGCTTCTGCAGAAAGAAGTTTTTCAAAATTGAAGTTGTTGAAGTCCTACTTGCGGTCTACCATGTTACAAGAAAGGCTTAATGGATTAGCATTGATCACGattgaaaatgatattttttag
- the LOC133779918 gene encoding B3 domain-containing transcription factor VRN1-like: protein MACASQRAKVQTNFSPMAPHFFKIILEENIGSTKLQIPKTFWMKYCGSLSSQVFLKLPCGSRWEVGLTKSDGKVWIEKGWENFAQHCSLSFGHLLVFRYEGKSQFNVIICDKTTVEIDYPSNPNLIEKHVDTDDDVSIEVLDNVSWHPKTRVKSPLLPCSQPHKKMRRSALGKVMQKGGLSIKVESGDTIDNTTGLATPKRLQKLSSVYRNTTALERSIYFQSEYPFFIVIMKASYVTGRGSFYIPAWFAETYINKKECEASLWISNGKSWSVYFKVRFRGGNTAAEFINGWKAFAHENSLEVGDICKFELTQNDNGISFRVSCVKGDDDAYDYLAAKLASTSKQNVKHDSSFTSNDKVSMISHNIFLKKEQEKNVVELSDKSRKLISEAKSGNRGTSKRPSSSVVSRVSEAGSHFSSKNPSFQVVLQPSHVQRHKLPIPLTFARHNFGEKAQIMTLCVGEEYWNVKLLVYESEYTFSAGWALFARENSLQPRDVCIFELIKRNQPELKVSIIRQSVRLLLPSM, encoded by the exons ATGGCTTGTGCTAGCCAAAGAGCCAAGGTTCAGACAAATTTTTCTCCTAtggctcctcattttttcaaaattattcttGAAGAGAATATTGGGAGCACCAAGTTA CAAATTCCAAAGACATTTTGGATGAAGTATTGTGGCTCCTTATCTAGTCAAGTTTTTCTTAAGCTTCCATGTGGATCAAGATGGGAAGTAGGGTTGACAAAAAGTGATGGAAAAGTGTGGATAGAAAAGGGTTGGGAAAATTTTGCACAACATTGTTCTTTAAGCTTTGGACACCTTTTGGTTTTTCGATACGAAGGGAAATCACAGTTCAATGTCATCATATGTGACAAAACAACTGTGGAGATAGATTATCCTTCTAATCCGAACCTTATTGAGAAGCATGTTGATACTGACGATGATGTTTCTATTGAAGTTTTGGACAACGTTTCATGGCATCCTAAAACAAGGGTCAAATCTCCATTATTACCATGTTCTCAGCCCCACAAGAAAATGAGACGAAGTGCTCTCGGTAAAG TTATGCAAAAAGGAGGCTTATCAATTAAAGTAGAATCTGGTGACACTATAGATAACACAACTGGCTTGGCTACCCCAAAAAGATTACAGAAACTTTCGTCTGTCTACAGAAACACCACAGCTCTTGAAAGATCCATCTACTTTCAGTCTGAATATCCTTTCTTCATTGTTATTATGAAAGCATCATACGTAACTGGTCGGGGAAGTTTC TATATACCAGCCTGGTTTGCAGAAACATACATTAATAAGAAAGAATGTGAAGCTAGTCTTTGGATTTCAAATGGAAAATCTTGGTCTGTTTATTTCAAGGTTAGATTCAGAGGTGGAAATACAGCAGCCGAATTCATTAATGGCTGGAAAGCGTTTGCGCATGAAAATAGTTTGGAAGTGGGTGATATTTGCAAATTTGAGCTGACTCAGAATGACAATGGAATTTCCTTTAGAGTTTCATGTGTTAAGGgggatgatgatgcatatgattaCTTAG CTGCAAAGTTAGCAAGTACATCAAAGCAAAATGTGAAACATGATTCTTCTTTTACTAGCAATGATAAAGTCAGCATGATTTCACATAACATTTTCCTGAagaaagaacaagagaaaaatgtTGTTGAACTTTCAG ATAAGTCCAGGAAGCTCATATCTGAAGCCAAGTCAGGCAACCGAGGCACTAGTAAGAGGCCTTCATCTTCAGTAGTTAGTAGAGTTTCTGAAGCAGGCAGCCATTTCTCTTCAAAAAATCCTAGCTTCCAAGTGGTTTTGCAACCAAGTCACGTGCAAAGACATAAACTG CCTATTCCACTTACTTTTGCAAGGCATAATTTTGGGGAAAAGGCACAAATTATGACTCTTTGCGTTGGTGAGGAATATTGGAATGTGAAGTTATTGGTTTATGAATCAGAATACACCTTTTCAGCTGGATGGGCTTTATTTGCAAGAGAGAACTCTCTTCAGCCCAGAGATGTCTGCATCTTTGAGCTGATCAAGAGGAATCAACCTGAGCTGAAAGTTTCCATAATTAGACAAAGTGTGAGATTGCTACTTCCTAGTATGTGA
- the LOC133779925 gene encoding B3 domain-containing protein Os03g0619800-like translates to MASTSQRAKVSPAPPHFFKIILEQTLENNKLQIPKTFWMKYCGSLSSSQVILKLPCGSRWEVGLTKSDGNVWIEKGWNKFAEHYSLNRGNLLVFRYDGVSQFTVIIFDKTTTEIDYSSNPSHFEKHVDTDEDDDVSIEVLDSTSWSPKTRDKSPLPCSRPQKKMRQSALGKAQSNLSHLRSKVMQKGSLSSKVGNTIGNITGLSTPKRYQKPSPVYTNTSALERVNYFQSEYPFFTVIMKSSYTTGRRNFHIPSWFAETYVKKKECEASLWVSNGKSWSVQYKVIGRSAEFGYGWKAFALENSLEVGDICNFEQTNNYGNEISFRVSIVKVEDDAYNDLAAKISTNQSKRNVELDSSFVGNDKASMISQNTIEREKFGVADKSRKLISEVNTGNRGTSYKRPSSSVVWRTSEAASNSFSENPCFQVALRSAHVQGYKLSIPLDFARLYFKEKTQTMTLWVGESCWYVKFLVYKSSDYSFSAGWSVFARENSLQPRDVCIFELIKRNHPELKVSIIRQSAAKIATTPSKQNVKLDSSFAGMISQNIIEKKEQEKVVVELSEISESNTGNQDTNKRPSPSAVRTASEAASHFFSIYPRFKVALQSDHVHGGCKLPIPLTSASYYFGEKTQTTILWVGEEYWNVKLIVNESEYKLSTGWAAFARENSLKPRDICIFELIKRDQPEMKVTIFRHDILYF, encoded by the exons AtggcttctactagccagagaGCCAAGGTTTCTCCTGCTCCTCCCCATTTTTTCAAGATTATTCTTGAACAAACTCTTGAGAACAACAAGTTA CAAATTCCTAAGACATTTTGGATGAAATACTGTGGTTCCTTGTCGAGTAGTCAAGTAATTCTTAAGCTTCCATGTGGATCAAGATGGGAGGTTGGGTTGACAAAGAGTGATGGAAACGTATGGATAGAAAAGGGTTGGAATAAATTTGCAGAACATTATTCTTTAAACCGTGGAAACCTCCTTGTTTTTCGATATGATGGGGTCTCTCAGTTCACGGTTATCATATTTGACAAAACCACCACAGAGATAGATTATTCATCTAACCCTAGCCATTTTGAGAAGCATGTTGATACGGATGAAGATGATGATGTTTCTATTGAAGTTTTGGATAGCACTTCATGGAGTCCTAAAACCAGGGACAAATCTCCATTACCATGTTCTCGGCCCCAAAAGAAAATGAGACAAAGTGCTCTTGGTAAAGCACAAAGCAACCTATCTCATCTTAGATCTAAAG TTATGCAAAAAGGAAGCTTATCAAGTAAAGTAGGTAACACTATAGGTAACATAACTGGCTTGTCTACCCCAAAGAGATACCAGAAACCCTCGCCTGTCTACACAAACACCTCTGCTCTTGAAAGGGTCAATTACTTTCAATCTGAATATCCTTTCTTTACTGTTATTATGAAATCATCATATACAACTGGTCGGAGAAATTTC CATATACCAAGCTGGTTTGCAGAAACATACGTTAAAAAGAAAGAATGTGAAGCTAGCCTTTGGGTTTCAAATGGTAAATCTTGGTCTGTTCAATACAAAGTCATAGGTAGATCAGCCGAATtcggttatggatggaaagcatTTGCCCTAGAGAATAGTTTGGAAGTGGGTGATATTTGCAATTTTGAACAGACTAATAATTATGGCAATGAAATATCATTTAGAGTTTCCATTGTTAAGGTTGAAGATGATGCATATAATGACTTAG CTGCAAAGATATCAACTAATCAGTCCAAGCGAAATGTGGAACTTGATTCTTCATTTGTTGGCAATGATAAAGCGAGCATGATTTCACAGAACACAATCGAACGAGAGAAATTTGGTGTTGCAGATAAGTCCAGGAAGCTGATATCTGAAGTAAATACAGGCAACCGAGGCACTTCTTATAAGAGGCCTTCATCTTCTGTAGTTTGGAGAACTTCTGAAGCAGCCAGTAATTCCTTTTCAGAAAATCCTTGCTTCCAGGTGGCTTTGCGATCAGCTCATGTGCAAGGATATAAGCTA TCTATTCCATTGGATTTTGCAAGACTTTACTTTAAGGAAAAGACACAAACTATGACTCTTTGGGTTGGTGAGAGTTGTTGGTATGTGAAGTTTTTGGTTTATAAATCATCAGATTATTCTTTTTCTGCTGGATGGAGTGTATTTGCTAGAGAAAACTCTCTTCAGCCAAGAGATGTCTGCATCTTTGAGCTGATTAAGAGGAATCACCCTGAGCTCAAAGTTTCCATAATTAGACAAAGTG CTGCAAAGATAGCAACTACACCGTCCAAGCAAAATGTGAAACTTGATTCTTCTTTTGCTGGCATGATTTCACAGAACATAATCGAAAAGAAAGAACAAGAGAAAGTTGTTGTTGAACTTTCAG AGATATCTGAATCAAATACTGGCAACCAAGACACTAATAAGAGGCCTTCACCTTCAGCAGTCAGGACAGCTTCTGAAGCAGCCAGCCATTTCTTTTCAATATATCCTCGCTTCAAAGTGGCTTTGCAATCAGATCATGTGCATGGAGGATGTAAACTA CCTATTCCATTGACTTCAGCAAGCTATTATTTTGGGGAAAAGACACAAACTACGATTCTTTGGGTTGGTGAGGAATATTGGAATGTGAAGTTAATTGTTAATGAATCAGAATATAAATTGTCAACTGGATGGGCTGCATTTGCAAGAGAGAACTCTCTTAAGCCAAGAGATATCTGCATTTTTGAGCTGATTAAGAGGGATCAACCTGAGATGAAAGTTACCATATTTAGACATGACATTTTATACTTCTGA